The Schistocerca piceifrons isolate TAMUIC-IGC-003096 chromosome 5, iqSchPice1.1, whole genome shotgun sequence genome has a segment encoding these proteins:
- the LOC124799124 gene encoding LOW QUALITY PROTEIN: proline-rich protein 36-like (The sequence of the model RefSeq protein was modified relative to this genomic sequence to represent the inferred CDS: deleted 4 bases in 2 codons) has translation MRALRLALRHALSPSVTPSRPPSRPLFLRHALSPSVTPSRPPSRPLALSLALSPSVSPSRPRSRPLALRLALRLPLSPSAPPSHPPPRHLTLRLAISPSASSLALHLVSRPPPRPLPCPLPRPLPRPPPRPLALHLALLPSASPSRPPSRPLPRPPSRPLPRPPSHPLPRPPSRPLPRPPPRPLPRPPPRPLPRPPPRPLPALRLALSPALRLALSPALRLALSPALRLALSPALRLALSPAHRLALCPALRIALCLALRIALRLALCHALRLALCPALRLALSLALRPALRPALHPALPPPPSRPLHPSVPPSPPPFVPPSPTPSVLLSRPPSHSLALRLSLSPSVSLSPLPLALAPSPAPTPTPPPPPASPATAPARRLALSPSPAPSPAPRLALPRPPPHPPPPSLALRHALSPALRLALSPALRLALSLALRLALSPALRLALSPDLRLALSPALRLALSPALRLALSPALQFAHSPAPRHAPRLALPPPPAPRLALSPAPRLALSPAHRLALSPAIRPALSPAIRPALFPALHPPRPLPRPPSCPLPPSVPPSPPPTVPPSPTPSVSLSRPLSLPLALPLSLSPSVSLSPLPLALAPSPAPAPFLAPSPAPRLALPRPRPLPRPLPLPLPCPLPRPLSPPPASPSPALRLALSPALRLALSTALRLALSTALRLALSPALRLALSTALRLALSPAPRLALSPAPRLALSPALRLALSPALRLALPPALRLALPPALRLALPPALRLALPPALRLALSPALRLALSPALRLALSPALRLALSPALRLALSPALRLALSPALRLALSPALSPALSPALSHALSHALPLALSPALPLALSPALRLPRPLPRPPPRPLPRPPPRPLPRPPPRPLPCPPPLSPPPSPPPPPSPPPPPSPPPPPPSPPPSPPPSASPSPPPSPPPPPLPPPLPSVPPSPPPSFPPSPLPSVPPSPPPSPTPSPPALPPPSPRPPPALPPPSPRPPPRPPPRPPPRPLRRPPPRPLPRPPPRPLPRPPPRPPSRPLPRPPPRPPPRPPPRPPPRPPPRPPPLPPPRPAPRPAPRPAPRPAPRPAPRPAPRPLPRPPPRPPPRPLPRPPSRPPLTGTFQYNHPTTDML, from the exons ATGCGCGCCCTCCGTCTCGCCCTCCGTCACGCCCTCTCGCCCTCCGTCACGCCCTCTCGCCCTCCGTCACGCCCTCTCTTCCTCCGTCACGCCCTCTCGCCCTCCGTCACGCCCTCCCGCCCTCCGTCTCGCCCTCTCGCCCTCAGCCTCGCCCTCTCGCCCTCCGTCTCGCCCTCTCGCCCTCGGTCTCGCCCTCTCGCCCTTCGTCTCGCCCTCCGCCTCCCCCTCTCGCCCTCCGCCCCGCCCTCTCACCCTCCCCCTCGCCATCTAACCCTCCGCCTCGCCATCTCGCCCTCCGCCTCGTCTCTCGCCCTCCACCTCGTCTCTCGCCCTCCGCCTCGCCCTCTCCCCTGCCCACTgcctcgccctctcccccgccctccgCCTCGCCCTCTCGCCCTCCACCTTGCGCTCTTGCCCTCCGCCTCACCCTCTCGCCCTCCGtctcgccctctcccccgccctccgtctcgccctctcccccgccctccgtctcaccctctcccccgccctccgtctcgccctctcccccgccctccgcctcgccctctcccccgccctccgcctcgccctctcccccgccctccgcctcgccctctccccgccctccgcctcgccctctcccccgccctccgcctcgccctttcccccgccctccgcctcgccctctcccccgccctccgcctcgccctctcccccgccctccgcctcgccctctcccccgcccACCGCCTCGCCCTCTGCCCCGCCCTCCGCATCGCCCTCTGCCTCGCCCTCCGCATCGCCCTCCGCCTCGCCCTCTGCCACGCCCTCCGCCTCGCCCTCTGCCCCGCCCTCCGCCTCGCCCTCTCCCTCGCCCTCCGCCCAGCCCTCCGCCCCGCCCTCcatcccgccctccccccccctccgtccCGCCCTCTCCACCCCTCCGTCCCGCCCTCTCCCCCGCCCTTCGTCCCGCCCTCTCCCACGCCCTCCGTCTTGCTCTCTCGCCCTCCGTCTCACTCTCTCGCCCTCCGTCTCTCCCTCTCGCCCTCCGTCTCCCTTTCTCCTCTCCCTCTCGCCCtcgccccctcccctgcccccacccccacccctcccccgccccccgccTCGCCCGCCACCGCCCCCGCTCGCcgcctcgccctctccccctcccctgccccctcccctgccccccgtCTCGCCCTCCCCCGCCCTCCGCCTCACCCTCCCCCGCCCTCCCTCGCCCTCCGCCAcgccctctcccccgccctccgCCTCGCCCTCTCTCCCGCCCTCCGCCTCGCCCTCTCCCTCGCCCTCCGCCTCGCCCTCTCTCCCGCCCTCCGCCTCGCCCTCTCCCCCGACCTTCGCCTCGCCCTCTCACCCGCCCTCCgcctcgccctctcccccgccctccgcctcgccctctcccccgccctccAGTTCGCCCACTCCCCCGCCCCCCGCCACGCCCCACGcctcgccctcccccctccccccgccccccgcctcgccctctcccccgccccccgcctcgccctctcccccgcccaccgcctcgccctctcccccgccATCCGCCCCGCCCTCTCCCCCGCCATCCGCCCCGCCCTCTTCCCCGCCCTCCATCCGCCCCGCCCTCTTCCCCGCCCTCCATcctgccctctccccccctccgtcCCACCCTCTCCCCCGCCCACCGTCCCGCCCTCTCCCACGCCCTCCGTCTCGCTCTCTCgccctctgtctctccctctcgccctccctctctccctctcgccctccGTCTCCCTTTCTCCCCTCCCTCTCGCCCtcgccccctcccctgcccccgcccccttcctcgccccctcccccgccccccgccttgccctcccccgcccccgccctctgcctcgccctctccccctccccctcccctgccccctcccccgccccctttcCCCGCCCCCCGCCTCGCCCTCACCCGCCCTCCgcctcgccctctcccccgccctccgcctcgccctctccaccgccctccgcctcgccctctccaccgccctccgcctcgccctctcccccgccctccgcctcgccctctccaccgccctccgcctcgccctctcccccgccccccgcctcgccctctcccccgccccccgcctcgccctctcccccgccctccgcctcgccctctcccccgccctccgcctcgccctcccccccgccctccgcctcgccctcccccccgccctccgcctcgccctcccccccgccctccgcctcgccctcccccccgccctccgcctcgccctctcccccgccctccgcctcgccctctcccccgccctccgcctcgccctctcccccgccctccgcctcgccctctcccccgccctccgcctcgccctctcccccgccctccgcctcgccctctcccccgccctccgcctcgccctctcccccgccctctccccggccctctcccccgccctctcCCACGCCCTCTCCCACGCCctccccctcgccctctcccccgccctccccctcgccctctcccccgccctccgcctc cctcgccctctcccccgccctccgcctcgccctctcccccgccctccgcctcgccctctcccccgccctccgcctcgccctctcccctgccctccgccT CTCtctcccccgccctctccccctcccccgccctctccccctcccccgccctctcccccccctccgcct ccctctcccccgccctctcccccgccctccgcctcgccctctcccccgccctctcccccgccccctcccctgccccctcccctgccctctgtccccccctctcccccgccctctttcccgccctctcccctgccctctgtcccgccctctcccccgccctctcccacgccctccccccccgccctccccccgccctccccccgccctccccccgccctccccccgccctccccccgccctccccctcgccctcccccACGCCCTCCCCCTCGCCCTCTCCGCCGCCCTCCCCCTCGTCCTCTCCCCCGCCCTCCgcctcgccctctcccccgccctccgcctcgccctccgtctcgccctctcccccgccctccgcctcgccctccgcctcgccctccgcctcgccctccgcctcgccctccgcctcgccctccgcctctccctccgccccgcccTGCGCCCCGCCCTGCGCCCCGCCCTGCGCCCCGCCCTGCGCCCCGCCCTGCGCCCCGCCCTGCGCCCCGCCCTCTGCCCCGCCCTCCGCCCCGTCCTCCGCCCcgccctctcccccgccctccgTCCCGCCCACC